In Mixophyes fleayi isolate aMixFle1 chromosome 4, aMixFle1.hap1, whole genome shotgun sequence, the following proteins share a genomic window:
- the MISP3 gene encoding uncharacterized protein MISP3, producing MASEQKLDISDENPCDPSHAIVASQHTGHPPSDCELPNCSTSDTEHKGEPVTHPVTATLGNGGSGEGQLTDGDRTGSEGQGSVTGDLEIGREVQQAGAGSEGQDVLKRNREEEITEEKEVTCEDTPGQETNIEVLSLGETGPRVSGEETGPPVTDEETGPPVSGEETGPRVSGEETGPPVTGEETGPRVSGEETGPPVTGEETGPRVSGEETGPRVLEEETGPPVTDEVTGPRGTAEETGEGQETGPRVMGGETDPQVSGEVTTGPQVTDVVTGPQETGEETGKGQVTNIEVTNMETSPRVMGGETAPQVSVGVTGPQVTDEVTGPRGTGEETGEVVAGEVTDPQETVIETDPQVTSKETSPVEETDTSVTENVDVHVTDESERWIEMLVKNIVTEVTTEGASAGEESAPEGADSQVDIPGEAAGAGVPLIQAGTHSIVLVIDTEITTEEQVTEGAGAAVQGTGGEVNTHVQVSDENTDITVPVSREDTQGREEGVVEVTATPEELSREETGGDDQVNLSCEEANAHIKEAAGAQVCASGEEAEIERAGKLDTGVQGTASGQEAEGKVTPDLLSDTGREGTLDPQRPVACQEKEWPPLICTGSEVRADTAEEAEAQQGTATEVTLCHSTPEMKERQIVQEGETLAPETPIEREIRLALEREKNLRQERGIDVTVGQPELVEVRRKTIMVEPVALTGKERKLAGAQMQRDIQLETRREQDLVKLGKVMGTYDRGHKQELQERKMIFESFTESSDPPMKKNQSEPQQSKFLVASASEFPVAPNYVAPARESKKGPSYAEANGSNVIIIEHSSLLHRAAPGNVSSSAPADPRSSTPAYPRRSAPADSRHSAPADYRRSAPVDSRSFAPVETSRANSVSSPPLDNVDSALPAPGSPFQRLRSPSPRSLLDKEIEEVQEREKELQRQRNSVYGRDDSAVETTQKPVNRSDIQSGIYQPERPSWRRLDVNWPPSTGGVMNGQQQEQVLDGPYTRRQRSALIQSWESGNPNPLDDK from the exons ATGGCGTCAGAGCAGAAATTAGATATCAGCGATGAAAACCCATGTGACCCTAGTCATGCCATCGTCGCCTCTCAACACACAGGGCACCCTCCGAGTGACTGTGAATTACCCAACTGCAGTACTTCCGACACTGAACATAAGGGGGAGCCAGTGACACATCCAGTCACAGCTACTTTAGGAAATGGAGGTAGTGGAGAAGGGCAGTTAACAGATGGTGACAGAACAGGTAGTGAGGGGCAGGGGTCTGTTACAGGGGACCTAGAGATCGGTAGAGAGGTGCAGCAAGCAGGGGCAGGCAGCGAGGGGCAGGATGTATTGAAGAGGAATAGAGAGGAAGAGATCACAGAGGAAAAGGAGGTGACATGCGAAGACACCCCAGGCCAGGAGACAAATATAGAGGTCTTGTCATTAGGAGAGACCGGTCCACGAGTGTCAGGAGAAGAGACCGGTCCACCAGTGACAGATGAGGAGACGGGTCCACCAGTGTCAGGAGAGGAGACCGGTCCACGAGTGTCAGGAGAGGAGACGGGTCCACCAGTGACAGGAGAGGAGACCGGTCCACGAGTGTCAGGAGAGGAGACGGGTCCACCAGTGACAGGAGAGGAGACCGGTCCACGAGTGTCAGGAGAGGAGACCGGTCCACGAGTGTTAGAAGAGGAGACAGGTCCACCAGTGACAGATGAGGTGACAGGTCCACGAGGGACAGCTGAGGAGACAGGTGAAGGACAGGAGACAGGTCCACGAGTGATGGGTGGGGAAACAGATCCACAAGTGTCAGGAGAGGTGACGACGGGTCCCCAAGTGACAGATGTGGTGACGGGTCCACAAgagacaggtgaggagacaggtaAAGGACAAGTGACAAACATAGAAGTGACAAATATGGAGACAAGTCCACGGGTGATGGGTGGGGAGACAGCTCCACAAGTGTCAGTAGGGGTGACGGGTCCACAAGTGACAGATGAGGTCACAGGTCCACGAGggacaggtgaggagacaggtgAAGTAGTGGCAGGTGAGGTGACAGATCCCCAGGAAACAGTCATAGAGACAGATCCACAAGTCACAAGTAAAGAGACAAGTCCTGTTGAGGAAACAGACACAAGTGTGACTGAAAATGTAGATGTACATGTTACAGATGAAAGTGAGAGGTGGATAGAGATGCTGGTAAAGAACATAGTGACCGAGGTGACGACAGAGGGGGCTAGTGCCGGTGAAGAATCGGCGCCCGAGGGAGCAGACTCACAGGTAGACATTCCTGGAGAAGCAGCTGGTGCCGGTGTTCCACTGATACAGGCAGGAACACATTCCATTGTACTAGTGATAGACACTGAAATAACAACAGAGGAGCAGGTGACAGAGGGAGCAGGTGCAGCTGTACAGGGGACAGGAGGAGAGGTAAACACACATGTACAGGTGTCTGATGAAAACACTGACATAACTGTACCTGTGTCAAGAGAGGATAcacaggggagggaagagggggtaGTGGAAGTGACAGCTACACCTGAAGAGCTAAGTAGAGAGGAAACAGGTGGAGATGATCAGGTGAATCTCTCTTGTGAGGAAGCAAATGCCCACATAAAGGAggcagcaggtgcacaggtatgTGCCTCAGGTGAGGAAGCAGAGATAGAAAGAGCAGGTAAGCTGGACACAGGTGTACAGGGAACAGCCTCAGGCCAGGAAGCAGAGGGGAAAGTGACACCCGATCTGCTATCTGACACTGGCAGGGAGGGGACATTAGACCCACAACGCCCAGTAGCATGTCAGGAGAAGGAGTGGCCGCCTCTTATTTGTACTGGCAGTGAGGTAAGGGCAGACACAGCTGAGGAAGCAGAGGCACAGCAAGGGACAGCTACTGAGGTAACACTGTGTCACAGCACACCTGAGATGAAGGAGAGGCAGATTGTACAAGAAGGGGAAACCCTTGCCCCTGAAACCCCCATAGAGAGAGAGATCCGTCTGGCCTTGGAAAGAGAGAAGAACCTGCGCCAGGAGAGGGGGATCGATGTCACCGTTGGGCAGCCGGAGCTTGTGGAGGTGCGCAGAAAGACCATCATGGTGGAGCCAGTGGCACTTACTGGCAAAGAGCGGAAGTTGGCAGGGGCACAGATGCAGAGAGATATCCAGCTGGAGACCCGCAGGGAACAAGACCTGGTGAAGCTGGGCAAAGTGATGGGCACCTATGACCGTGGGCACAAGCAGGAGTTGCAGGAGAGGAAAATGATCTTTGAGAGCTTCACAG AGTCCTCGGATCCTCCCATGAAGAAGAATCAAAGTGAACCCCAACAGTCAAAGTTCTTGGTAGCGTCTGCATCAGAGTTCCCTGTAGCACCTAACTATGTGGCTCCCGCTCGAGAGAGTAAGAAAGGACCCTCATATGCTGAGGCTAATGGGAGCAATGTTATCATCATAGAGCACAGCTCTTTACTTCATAGAGCTGCTCCAGGGAATGTCTCCAGCTCCGCCCCTGCAGACCCTCGAAGCTCCACCCCTGCATATCCTCGTCGCTCCGCCCCTGCAGATTCTCGGCACTCCGCCCCTGCAGATTATCGGCGCTCCGCCCCTGTAGATTCTCGTAGTTTTGCCCCAGTAGAGACCTCACGTGCAAACTCAGTGAGTTCTCCTCCCCTCGACAATGTTGATAGCGCTCTTCCTGCTCCTGGGAGCCCCTTTCAGCGGCTCCGTTCACCCAGTCCGCGCTCTCTGTTGGACAAAGAGATAGAGGAGGtgcaggagagagagaaagaactcCAGAGGCAGAGAAATAGTGTGTACGGGAGAGACGACAGTGCTGTGGAGACTACACAGAAACCCGTCAATAGAAGTGACATCCAAAGCGGGATCTATCAACCAG AGCGTCCAAGTTGGAGGAGATTAGATGTAAACTGGCCGCCGAGTACAGGAGGCGTTATGAACGGGCAACAACAAGAGCAG GTTTTGGACGGTCCTTACACCCGGCGGCAGCGCAGCGCTCTGATCCAGAGCTGGGAGTCTGGCAACCCAAATCCCCTGGATGATAAATAA
- the CLPP gene encoding ATP-dependent Clp protease proteolytic subunit, mitochondrial has translation MELLIRGTRPVLKRICSLPQVRNVHRSPLRLYPLVPIVVEQTGRGERAYDIYSRLLRERIICVMGPIDDSLSSLVVAQLLFLQSESNKKPIHMYINSPGGSVTAGLAIYDTMQYILNPICTWCVGQAASMGSLLLAAGSSGMRHSLPNSRIMIHQPSGGVRGQATDIAIQAEEILKLKRQINEIYAKHTTQPLSLIESVMERDRYMSPTEAQEFGILDKVLVHPPKDGEDELELVKKTEEQPPPSEP, from the exons ATGGAGCTGCTCATTAGAGGGACG AGACCAGTACTGAAGAGAATATGTTCACTGCCACAAGTCAGAAATGTACATCGGAGTCCTCTGCGACTGTACCCTCTTGTCCCTATTGTGGTGGAGCAGACG GGTCGCGGGGAGAGAGCCTATGACATCTACTCCAGATTGTTGCGGGAACGTATCATCTGTGTCATGGGTCCG ATTGATGATTCCCTCTCCAGCCTGGTGGTCGCTCAGCTCCTGTTCCTGCAATCGGAGAGCAACAAGAAGCCGATTCACATGTACATCAATAGTCCAG GGGGCTCGGTGACAGCCGGCCTGGCCATATACGACACCATGCAGTATATCCTGAATCCTATCTGTACGTGGTGCGTTGGACAGGCCGCCAGTATGGGATCTCTACTCCTAGCCGCCGGTTCCAGTGGAATGAGACACTCGCTGCCAAACTCCCGAATCATGATCCACCAGCCCTCAGGAGGGGTCAGG gGTCAGGCCACGGACATCGCTATACAGGCCGAGGAAATTCTAAAGCTCAAGAGACAAATCAACGAAATTTACGCGAAACACACGACTCAGCCGCTGTCGCTAATCG AGTCTGTGATGGAGAGAGATCGATACATGAGTCCGACAGAAGCTCAGGAATTTGGAATCCTGGACAAGGTCCTGGTGCACCCCCCTAAAGATGGGGAAGATGAACTGGAACTGGTTAAAAAAACGGAGGAGCAGCCACCCCCATCGGAGCcttag